From Nitrospirota bacterium, one genomic window encodes:
- a CDS encoding LL-diaminopimelate aminotransferase has protein sequence MAGFPIEVATRIKTLPPYLFAAIDKMKQAAIAKGVDIINLGIGDPDLPTPTPIIESLALAAKNPKHHQYPSYEGMLSFRTAVADWYKRRFNVTLNPADEVLTLIGSKEGIGHIHLAFVDPGDIVLVPSPGYPVYPVGTGFCGGISHLMPLTKANGFLPDLNAIPKDVAKRAKLMWLNSPNNPTSVIMTKDYFKRVVEFAQENQVIVCHDAAYSEIYYDGKPPVSFMEIDGAKDVGVEFHSLSKTYNMTGWRIGFVVGNKDVLAGLGKVKSQLDSGVFEAVQAAGITALGLDDSVTDGLRKIYQERRDTLVPGLKSLGLEVDPPPAAFYIWVTVPKGYTSASFTAHLLEKAGIVTTPGNGFGAPGEGYIRMTVCTTKERLAEAVERIRKVGF, from the coding sequence ATGGCCGGTTTTCCAATTGAAGTCGCAACCAGAATTAAAACACTGCCTCCCTATCTGTTTGCCGCCATCGACAAGATGAAGCAGGCGGCGATTGCTAAGGGTGTCGATATCATCAACCTCGGCATCGGCGATCCGGACTTGCCGACACCGACTCCGATTATCGAAAGCCTCGCCCTGGCTGCCAAAAACCCCAAGCACCATCAATATCCCTCCTACGAAGGAATGCTGTCGTTCCGGACAGCCGTGGCCGACTGGTATAAGCGCCGGTTCAACGTGACGCTGAACCCTGCCGACGAAGTGCTGACCCTGATCGGCTCGAAGGAAGGAATCGGGCACATTCACTTGGCGTTTGTCGATCCGGGCGATATCGTCCTGGTCCCGAGCCCCGGCTATCCGGTCTATCCGGTCGGTACCGGCTTCTGCGGCGGCATCTCGCACCTCATGCCGCTGACGAAGGCCAACGGTTTTTTACCTGACTTGAACGCGATCCCCAAGGATGTGGCGAAAAGGGCCAAGCTGATGTGGCTGAATTCGCCGAATAATCCCACGTCGGTCATCATGACCAAGGACTACTTCAAGCGCGTGGTGGAGTTTGCGCAGGAGAACCAGGTCATCGTCTGCCACGATGCGGCCTACTCGGAAATTTATTACGACGGCAAACCTCCTGTCAGCTTCATGGAAATCGACGGAGCCAAGGACGTCGGCGTGGAGTTCCACTCGCTCTCGAAGACCTACAATATGACGGGCTGGCGCATCGGCTTCGTCGTCGGCAACAAAGACGTCTTGGCAGGCCTCGGCAAGGTCAAGAGCCAGCTGGACTCCGGCGTGTTCGAAGCGGTGCAGGCCGCAGGAATCACGGCGCTGGGATTGGATGATTCCGTCACGGACGGCCTACGGAAGATCTATCAGGAGCGGCGCGATACCTTGGTGCCTGGGCTGAAGAGCCTGGGCCTCGAAGTCGATCCACCACCGGCCGCATTTTATATCTGGGTCACGGTGCCGAAGGGATACACCTCCGCCTCCTTTACGGCTCATTTACTGGAGAAGGCCGGGATCGTGACGACACCGGGCAACGGCTTCGGAGCGCCGGGCGAAGGTTATATCAGGATGACCGTTTGCACGACGAAAGAACGGCTGGCAGAAGCGGTGGAGCGGATTAGAAAAGTAGGATTCTAG
- the folK gene encoding 2-amino-4-hydroxy-6-hydroxymethyldihydropteridine diphosphokinase: MGRETVFIGFGSNVGDRLDFCDRAVTLLGLLPHSQLLGVSMLYETEPVNDHAQPGDGWFLNGVVQIETDITPKSLLDILREIERALGRDEDHRSGPRTIDLDILFYGQQTIDEPDLVVPHPRMHHRRFVLMPLSELDPLFIHPVRQRTISQLLAEAEKQPEVRLLFPQPSTRYGSRPACSQPPGP, from the coding sequence ATGGGACGCGAGACGGTGTTCATCGGGTTCGGCTCGAATGTCGGCGATCGGCTCGATTTCTGCGATCGGGCAGTCACCCTGCTGGGCCTCTTGCCGCACTCACAGCTCCTCGGCGTGTCGATGCTCTACGAGACGGAGCCCGTGAATGATCATGCCCAGCCGGGGGACGGGTGGTTCTTAAACGGCGTGGTCCAGATTGAAACGGATATCACGCCGAAAAGCCTGCTCGACATCCTCCGGGAGATCGAACGTGCGCTGGGACGGGACGAGGATCATCGATCCGGCCCCAGAACGATCGATCTGGACATCCTGTTCTACGGACAGCAGACGATCGATGAGCCGGATCTCGTGGTGCCGCATCCTCGCATGCACCATCGCCGGTTCGTCCTCATGCCCTTGAGCGAACTCGATCCTCTGTTCATCCATCCGGTGCGCCAACGTACCATCAGCCAATTGCTTGCCGAGGCGGAGAAGCAGCCTGAAGTCCGCCTCCTGTTTCCCCAGCCCTCGACCCGTTATGGTTCACGCCCTGCATGCAGCCAGCCCCCAGGTCCATGA